The following coding sequences are from one Granulicella sp. L56 window:
- the lepB gene encoding signal peptidase I, which yields MSTAASEPEKTTVKQADQTETPLESLASICTVIAIGLFVMTFIFQNYKIPSGSMEKTLLIGDHVLVDSTSFAPPTKWAPFVHYRDIHRGDVIVFYKPNPETPDLHLVKRAIGIPGDRIHLRNGIVYLNGIAQNESQAGKPADDGNPQHAFDPYRDDFPSVTPPPMEVGPGGITASWALDLPNHIQNGDLVVPPGMVFAMGDNRTESEDGRYWGFVPRENIVGRPLFVYWSFETPADQVNKTSLGDRLGFMSHMLVHFFDETRWRRTFHIIR from the coding sequence ATGAGCACAGCGGCATCCGAGCCCGAGAAGACGACGGTGAAGCAGGCAGATCAAACCGAAACTCCCTTGGAATCATTGGCGTCCATCTGCACCGTGATTGCGATCGGCTTGTTCGTCATGACATTCATCTTCCAGAACTACAAGATACCCTCCGGTTCCATGGAGAAGACCCTGCTCATCGGCGACCATGTTCTGGTAGACAGCACCTCCTTCGCCCCGCCGACGAAATGGGCTCCTTTCGTTCACTACCGCGATATTCACCGCGGCGACGTCATCGTCTTCTATAAGCCCAATCCCGAAACTCCCGATCTCCATCTGGTGAAGCGCGCCATCGGCATTCCGGGAGACCGCATCCATCTCCGCAACGGAATTGTCTACCTCAATGGCATTGCCCAGAATGAGTCTCAGGCGGGCAAGCCTGCCGACGACGGCAATCCGCAGCACGCCTTCGACCCATATCGTGACGACTTCCCCTCCGTTACCCCTCCGCCGATGGAGGTTGGGCCGGGCGGCATCACGGCAAGCTGGGCGCTCGATCTTCCAAACCACATTCAAAACGGCGACCTTGTCGTTCCGCCGGGCATGGTCTTCGCCATGGGCGACAACCGCACAGAAAGCGAAGACGGGCGCTACTGGGGATTCGTCCCCCGGGAGAACATCGTTGGACGCCCACTGTTCGTCTATTGGTCGTTTGAGACCCCGGCCGATCAGGTCAACAAAACCAGCCTTGGGGACCGCCTCGGCTTCATGAGCCACATGCTCGTGCATTTCTTCGATGAGACTCGCTGGCGCCGCACATTTCACATCATTCGATAG
- a CDS encoding SIS domain-containing protein, which translates to MLPQNKTFPHAMLREIFEQPNAIAETLAAYTEANCLREDTFRTALQALVGKESLLISASGSSRHAGLVGEILFEDLAGIPVDVEYASEYIYRSTHTLKNPCFLAISQSGETADTSEALREAIARGTSTIAITNKPESTMAKLAGCSLPTMAGIERAVPATKSFTTQLTVLSLLSLFAARIRGRMTRAVVESHLEEIQAVPAAMQSILPEWESQIAELSPKIQSAESFLFLGRGVHYPIAREGALKLKESSYIQAEGYPTGELKHGPNALIDANTPLVVLATSDPHAPDSLLRYEKTVNLLRDMRKQGAVVLSIVNQGDTRIAELSTHTVTIPQCAEYIAPLYEVVPLQLLAYFMAIGRGIDVDNPRNLVKAVVQE; encoded by the coding sequence ATGCTTCCGCAGAACAAAACCTTTCCTCACGCCATGCTCCGCGAGATCTTCGAGCAGCCCAATGCCATCGCCGAAACCCTGGCCGCCTACACCGAGGCCAATTGTCTTCGCGAGGACACCTTCCGCACCGCCCTTCAGGCGCTCGTCGGCAAAGAGAGCCTGCTCATCTCCGCCAGCGGCTCCAGCCGCCACGCCGGTCTAGTCGGCGAGATTCTCTTTGAAGACCTCGCCGGAATTCCCGTCGATGTCGAGTACGCCAGCGAGTACATCTATCGCTCCACCCATACCCTCAAAAATCCCTGTTTCCTCGCCATCTCGCAGTCCGGCGAGACCGCCGATACCTCTGAGGCCCTGCGCGAGGCCATTGCCCGGGGTACCTCGACCATCGCTATCACCAACAAGCCCGAATCCACTATGGCCAAGCTGGCAGGCTGCTCTCTGCCCACTATGGCTGGCATCGAGCGCGCCGTTCCCGCTACCAAAAGCTTCACCACGCAGCTCACAGTTCTCTCGCTGCTCTCTCTCTTCGCCGCGCGCATCCGTGGCCGCATGACCCGCGCCGTCGTCGAGTCGCACCTTGAAGAGATACAGGCGGTCCCTGCCGCCATGCAGTCCATCCTGCCGGAGTGGGAGTCGCAGATCGCCGAACTCTCTCCCAAGATTCAATCAGCCGAATCCTTCCTCTTCCTCGGTCGTGGCGTTCACTATCCCATCGCCCGCGAAGGCGCGCTCAAGCTCAAGGAGTCCTCCTACATTCAGGCCGAGGGCTACCCTACCGGCGAGCTCAAGCACGGCCCCAACGCCCTGATCGACGCCAACACCCCGCTCGTCGTCCTTGCCACCAGCGATCCACATGCCCCTGACTCTCTGCTGCGCTACGAAAAGACAGTCAACCTCCTCCGCGACATGCGCAAGCAGGGGGCAGTGGTCCTCTCCATCGTCAATCAGGGAGATACCCGCATCGCCGAACTCAGCACGCACACCGTCACCATCCCGCAGTGCGCCGAATACATCGCTCCTCTCTATGAAGTCGTTCCGCTGCAATTGCTTGCCTACTTTATGGCCATAGGCCGCGGCATTGATGTAGATAATCCCCGCAACCTGGTCAAAGCAGTGGTACAGGAGTAG
- a CDS encoding APC family permease yields MKRVVRPKPLELERGLSTSSALGLNVIDMVGVGPFITLPLIVGVMGGPQAMLGWVLGALLSLCDGLIWSELGTAYPEAGGSYAYLKHLYGERGWGKAFSFLYAWQLLFSAPLSIASGCIGFSQYASFFAPNAGHAFFSARWLGVPIVLSGQTLIAMAACLIAVIVLYRSIVKIDRIVRWLGVVVVLTLLLIIVAGFLHFDAHRAFDFPAGAFHLNSAFFVGLGAGMLISAYDYWGYYNVCFVAGEVRDPQRTIPRAVLGAIGIVGALYLLMNVSVLGVLPWRELAADTDSHARMFTMAVFMERLYGHTAAGVVVVLIAVAALASVLALLLGYSRIPFAAARDGNFPAWFGAVHEKHRIPQHSLLTLGAMTMACCIFRLQEVITTLVVIRILFQFLLQGLAVLLPKHRRERKVRGFRMPLYPLPVLLALSGFVFILFSRPHFVREMRTAGLILIAGAVVYGVRYVAGRVQG; encoded by the coding sequence ATGAAGCGAGTGGTTCGTCCAAAGCCGTTGGAGCTGGAGCGTGGGCTGTCTACCAGCTCGGCGCTGGGGCTGAACGTGATCGACATGGTAGGCGTGGGGCCGTTTATTACGCTGCCGCTGATCGTCGGCGTGATGGGCGGACCGCAGGCGATGCTGGGATGGGTGCTGGGCGCGCTGCTGTCGTTGTGCGATGGCTTGATTTGGAGTGAGTTGGGGACGGCTTATCCCGAAGCTGGCGGGTCGTATGCCTATCTGAAACATCTTTATGGCGAACGTGGCTGGGGAAAGGCGTTCTCGTTTCTTTATGCGTGGCAGTTGCTGTTTAGTGCTCCGCTTTCGATTGCCTCAGGGTGCATTGGGTTTTCACAGTACGCTTCGTTCTTCGCACCCAATGCCGGTCATGCATTCTTTTCGGCACGGTGGCTGGGCGTTCCGATTGTGCTGAGCGGACAGACGCTGATTGCGATGGCAGCGTGTCTGATTGCAGTGATCGTGCTCTATCGCAGCATCGTGAAGATCGACCGCATCGTGCGCTGGCTGGGTGTGGTGGTGGTGCTGACGCTGCTACTGATTATTGTCGCGGGATTTCTGCACTTCGATGCGCATCGCGCGTTTGATTTTCCCGCAGGCGCGTTTCATCTGAACAGCGCTTTCTTTGTAGGGCTGGGCGCGGGGATGCTGATCTCGGCCTATGACTACTGGGGTTATTACAACGTGTGCTTTGTGGCAGGAGAAGTGCGCGATCCGCAGCGGACAATTCCGCGCGCTGTGCTCGGCGCGATTGGGATTGTAGGCGCGCTTTATCTGCTGATGAATGTGAGTGTGCTGGGCGTACTGCCATGGCGAGAACTGGCCGCCGATACCGACAGCCATGCGCGGATGTTTACGATGGCCGTGTTTATGGAGCGGCTTTATGGGCATACCGCCGCTGGTGTTGTCGTTGTGTTGATTGCGGTGGCAGCGCTGGCTTCGGTACTGGCGCTGCTGCTGGGGTATTCGCGAATTCCTTTTGCAGCGGCGCGGGATGGGAACTTTCCAGCATGGTTTGGCGCGGTGCATGAGAAGCACCGGATTCCGCAGCACTCGCTGCTGACACTGGGTGCGATGACGATGGCTTGCTGCATCTTTCGATTGCAGGAGGTGATTACAACGCTGGTGGTGATTCGGATTTTGTTTCAGTTTCTGCTGCAAGGGCTAGCAGTGTTGCTGCCCAAGCATCGGCGCGAGCGCAAGGTGCGCGGGTTCAGGATGCCGCTCTATCCGCTGCCTGTTTTGCTGGCGTTGAGTGGGTTTGTTTTCATCTTGTTTTCGCGGCCTCACTTTGTGCGGGAGATGCGAACGGCTGGATTGATTCTGATTGCCGGTGCTGTGGTTTACGGCGTGCGTTATGTTGCGGGGCGCGTCCAAGGTTGA
- a CDS encoding glycoside hydrolase family 3 C-terminal domain-containing protein → MLPLFAGLIATVMIGTAAAGAQTMPVYMDSSQPVAKRVDDLVGRMTLEEKVSQMQNHAAAIPRLDVPEYDWWSEGLHGIARSGYATVFPQAIGLAATWDTPLMHEVATTISTEARAKNAEALRHGIHSIYFGLDVWSPNINIFRDPRWGRGQETYGEDPFLTSRMGVSFVEGLQGDDPHYFKTIATPKHYVVHSGPESTRHTANIDVSPHDLEDTYLPAFRATVKEAKAGSVMCAYNAIDGEPACANTFLLSDTLRKTWGFKGYVTSDCGAITDVAEGHKFAPDIEHASAVSVKAGTDTSCGDEYPSLTKAVKDGLISEAEIDQSVKRLFTARFELGMFDPASKVAYARIPFSEDDSVAHRELALHVAEKSMVLLKNDGILPLKKSVKTIAVIGPNAAALSAIEGNYNAIPSHPVLPLSGMEAKFGGQAKVLYAQGSPYVSELTVPVPRTVFHPAKGSAAFGLKGEYFDNVDLKGKPVVTRVDQQVDFDWNAAAPVPGVKAAAFGVRWTGTITPPVPGKYEFNFRGEAKDARVFLDGKEVTAEQASTKKHSRRTEPFVLDLSDGQAHDLRIEYAHQTPLFDAGLSLEWKPPVEAERAEAVKTAEQADVVVAFVGLSPNLEGEEMPVHVEGFDGGDRTEIELPAVQKEMLKAVAATGKPVIVVLMNGSALAVKWAKDNAAAVLEAWYPGEEGGAAIANTLAGDNNPAGRLPITFYTGTKELPPFDDYSMKNRTYRYFTGTTLWGFGYGLSYSKFKWSDVKLSTEKLAAGEPLTLDAEVENTGAAKGDAVSEIYLKAPASATAPIHSLVGFVRTPLDGHARQHVHVVIGPRNLSTVAADGKRSIEAGEYTLFVGDAQPGADDNGITKQFTVIGSKELPR, encoded by the coding sequence ATGCTGCCTCTATTTGCAGGCTTGATTGCAACGGTAATGATAGGGACGGCTGCGGCAGGAGCGCAGACGATGCCGGTATATATGGATTCTTCGCAGCCAGTGGCAAAGCGTGTAGACGACCTTGTCGGTCGGATGACGCTCGAAGAAAAAGTCTCGCAGATGCAGAACCATGCAGCCGCAATTCCACGGCTCGATGTACCGGAGTACGACTGGTGGAGCGAGGGTCTGCATGGGATTGCGCGGTCGGGCTATGCGACGGTGTTTCCGCAGGCGATTGGGCTGGCGGCAACGTGGGACACGCCGCTGATGCATGAGGTGGCAACTACCATTTCGACCGAGGCAAGGGCAAAGAATGCCGAGGCGCTGCGGCATGGCATTCACAGCATCTATTTCGGGCTGGATGTCTGGTCGCCGAACATCAATATCTTTCGCGATCCGCGATGGGGACGAGGGCAGGAGACGTATGGCGAAGACCCTTTTCTGACATCGCGGATGGGAGTGTCGTTTGTTGAGGGGTTGCAGGGAGACGATCCGCACTACTTCAAGACGATTGCCACGCCGAAGCACTATGTTGTGCACTCGGGGCCAGAGAGTACGCGGCATACGGCGAATATTGATGTCTCGCCCCACGATCTGGAAGACACCTATCTCCCTGCGTTCCGTGCGACGGTGAAGGAGGCCAAGGCGGGGAGTGTCATGTGCGCCTACAACGCAATTGATGGCGAACCGGCTTGCGCGAATACGTTTCTGCTGTCAGATACTCTGCGGAAGACGTGGGGTTTCAAGGGGTATGTGACTTCGGACTGTGGCGCGATTACGGATGTTGCTGAGGGGCACAAGTTTGCGCCGGACATCGAACATGCTTCGGCGGTTTCGGTGAAGGCAGGAACGGATACGAGCTGCGGGGATGAGTATCCCAGCCTGACAAAAGCTGTGAAGGACGGACTGATCTCGGAGGCGGAGATCGACCAGTCGGTAAAGCGGCTGTTTACGGCGCGGTTCGAGCTTGGGATGTTTGATCCGGCATCGAAGGTGGCCTATGCGCGGATACCTTTTTCAGAAGATGACTCGGTGGCGCATCGCGAGCTGGCGTTGCACGTAGCTGAGAAGTCGATGGTGCTGCTGAAGAACGATGGCATCCTGCCGCTGAAGAAGAGCGTGAAGACGATTGCGGTCATTGGGCCGAACGCGGCTGCGCTGTCTGCGATCGAGGGGAACTATAACGCGATTCCCTCGCATCCTGTGTTGCCGCTGTCAGGGATGGAGGCGAAGTTTGGCGGACAGGCGAAAGTTCTTTATGCGCAGGGATCGCCTTATGTTTCCGAGCTGACAGTTCCGGTGCCGCGAACGGTGTTCCATCCAGCGAAGGGTAGCGCAGCATTTGGGTTGAAAGGGGAGTACTTCGACAATGTTGATCTAAAGGGCAAGCCTGTGGTGACGCGGGTGGACCAGCAGGTGGACTTCGATTGGAACGCTGCTGCTCCGGTGCCTGGTGTCAAAGCTGCGGCGTTTGGCGTGCGCTGGACGGGGACGATAACGCCTCCTGTGCCGGGCAAGTATGAGTTCAACTTTCGCGGAGAGGCGAAGGATGCGCGGGTATTTCTGGATGGTAAAGAAGTCACCGCAGAGCAGGCATCGACGAAGAAGCATTCGCGAAGGACGGAGCCGTTTGTGCTGGACCTGAGCGATGGACAGGCCCATGATCTGCGGATTGAGTACGCGCATCAGACACCGTTGTTTGACGCAGGACTTTCGCTCGAGTGGAAGCCGCCGGTGGAGGCTGAGCGCGCAGAGGCAGTGAAGACTGCCGAGCAGGCAGACGTTGTGGTTGCGTTTGTGGGACTTTCGCCGAATCTTGAGGGCGAAGAGATGCCCGTACACGTCGAGGGTTTCGACGGCGGCGACCGCACTGAGATTGAACTACCTGCCGTGCAGAAGGAGATGCTTAAGGCGGTAGCTGCAACTGGCAAGCCGGTGATCGTAGTACTGATGAACGGCAGCGCTCTGGCAGTGAAGTGGGCCAAGGACAATGCGGCGGCCGTGCTGGAAGCCTGGTATCCGGGCGAAGAGGGCGGCGCGGCGATTGCCAATACGCTGGCAGGCGATAACAATCCTGCGGGGCGACTGCCGATTACGTTCTATACAGGAACGAAAGAGTTGCCGCCGTTCGACGACTACTCCATGAAGAACCGGACGTATCGCTACTTTACCGGGACTACGCTTTGGGGCTTTGGGTATGGGCTGAGCTATTCGAAGTTCAAGTGGAGCGATGTGAAGCTCTCCACGGAGAAGCTCGCCGCGGGCGAGCCGCTGACGCTGGATGCCGAGGTAGAGAATACCGGCGCGGCAAAAGGAGATGCGGTCTCGGAGATTTATCTGAAGGCCCCAGCTTCGGCTACCGCTCCGATCCATTCGCTGGTGGGGTTTGTACGGACTCCGCTGGATGGCCATGCGCGGCAGCATGTGCATGTTGTGATCGGTCCTCGTAACCTGAGCACCGTCGCTGCGGATGGAAAACGCAGCATTGAGGCCGGAGAGTACACGCTCTTTGTGGGCGACGCACAACCAGGAGCCGATGACAATGGCATAACGAAGCAGTTTACGGTTATCGGGTCGAAAGAGCTGCCTCGGTAG
- the glpK gene encoding glycerol kinase GlpK, whose protein sequence is MEKQYILALDQGTTSSRAMVIDGAGNVISIRQRPFKQIFPKPGWVEHSPTEIWSTQSGVATEALAAADLTERNIAAIGITNQRETTVLWDRETGEPVHNAIVWQDRRTAEFCDGLRNHGNAEMIQAKTGLLPDAYFSGSKLNWLLNNVPGARERAEAGKLAFGTVDSWLIWKLTQGERHVTDATNASRTMLFNIHTLEWDEELLKLLDIPRSVLPEVVASSGHCGTTKGILHGISIAGIAGDQQAALFGQMCSEPGMAKCTFGTGSFMLMNTGTKPMISQNKLLTTIAWKIGDTVEYALEGSMLMAGAVVQWLRDELQMIRTSAEIEELAASVTSTNGVVLVPAFAGLGAPHWDQYARGALLGMTRGTSRAHIARAALEGIALQAMDVLEAMQTDSGLPLAQLRVDGGASANNLLMQIQSDVLGIDVVRPKNAEATVLGAAYLAGLAVGYWPDKETIARQWQMDRVFKPQIDAEARRKVKATWHRALDRARNWAGETQD, encoded by the coding sequence ATGGAGAAGCAATATATTCTCGCGCTCGATCAGGGAACGACGAGTTCGCGGGCGATGGTGATCGATGGTGCGGGCAATGTGATCTCCATCAGGCAGCGTCCTTTCAAGCAGATCTTTCCCAAGCCGGGCTGGGTGGAGCACTCCCCTACCGAGATTTGGTCTACGCAAAGCGGCGTAGCTACCGAGGCGCTGGCGGCGGCAGACCTGACGGAACGCAATATTGCGGCCATCGGAATTACGAACCAGCGCGAGACGACAGTGTTGTGGGACCGCGAGACAGGCGAGCCGGTCCATAACGCGATTGTGTGGCAGGATCGCCGGACCGCCGAATTTTGCGATGGCTTGCGGAACCATGGCAATGCGGAAATGATTCAGGCCAAGACCGGCCTGTTGCCGGATGCTTATTTTTCCGGCAGCAAATTGAACTGGCTTTTGAATAACGTTCCCGGTGCGCGGGAACGGGCAGAGGCAGGAAAGCTGGCGTTCGGCACAGTCGATAGCTGGCTGATATGGAAGCTGACACAAGGTGAGAGGCACGTTACCGACGCGACGAACGCCTCGCGGACGATGCTCTTCAATATTCATACGCTGGAATGGGACGAGGAGCTGTTGAAGCTGCTGGATATTCCGCGGTCGGTGCTGCCGGAGGTGGTTGCGTCGAGCGGACATTGCGGCACGACGAAGGGAATCCTGCACGGCATCTCCATTGCCGGAATTGCTGGAGACCAACAGGCGGCGCTGTTTGGACAGATGTGCAGTGAGCCGGGGATGGCGAAGTGTACCTTCGGCACGGGCAGCTTCATGCTGATGAACACCGGCACGAAGCCCATGATCTCGCAAAATAAGTTGCTGACCACGATTGCATGGAAGATCGGCGACACCGTGGAGTATGCGCTCGAAGGAAGCATGTTGATGGCCGGCGCGGTGGTGCAATGGCTGCGAGATGAGTTGCAGATGATTCGGACTTCGGCAGAGATTGAGGAATTGGCTGCTTCGGTTACGAGTACGAATGGAGTCGTGCTGGTTCCTGCATTCGCCGGGCTGGGCGCTCCGCACTGGGACCAGTATGCGCGTGGCGCACTGCTGGGAATGACGCGAGGGACTTCGCGGGCACATATTGCAAGGGCCGCGCTGGAAGGAATTGCGTTGCAGGCCATGGACGTTCTGGAGGCGATGCAGACGGACTCGGGCCTGCCGCTGGCACAGTTGCGAGTGGATGGCGGAGCATCGGCGAATAATCTGCTGATGCAGATTCAGTCGGACGTGCTGGGGATCGATGTTGTTCGACCGAAGAATGCCGAGGCTACTGTACTGGGCGCGGCGTATCTTGCCGGCTTGGCCGTGGGATATTGGCCGGATAAAGAGACCATAGCGCGGCAGTGGCAGATGGATCGCGTGTTCAAACCGCAGATCGATGCCGAGGCGAGACGCAAGGTCAAGGCTACCTGGCACAGAGCCTTGGATCGTGCACGAAATTGGGCGGGGGAGACACAGGATTGA